A region from the Clostridium beijerinckii genome encodes:
- a CDS encoding phosphopyruvate hydratase, giving the protein MKDYLEIVDVVARQILDSRCFPTVEVEVYLEDGTVGRAAVPSGASTGMYEAVELRDGDKNKFLGKGVLNAVKNVNDTIAEELIGSNVFDQTYIDKMLIELDGTKNKEKLGANAILGVSLAVANAAATSLNMPLYKYIGGVNAKVLPVPMMNIINGGSHADNSVDLQEFMIMPAGAPTFSEAVRMCAEVYHTLKKILNDKGYSTGIGDEGGFAPNLKSNAEALDVIIEAVEKAGYKAGEEIFIAIDAASSEYYKDGKYVLEHEGRTLTSAEMVDFFEEWVNKYPIISIEDGMAEEDWDGWKLITERLGKKVQLVGDDLFVTNTERLEKGINLGVANSILIKLNQIGTLTETLNAIEMANRAGYTAVVSHRSGETEDTTIADLVVAVNAGQIKTGAPARSERVAKYNQLLRIEEELDDVAEYRGKKAFFNIK; this is encoded by the coding sequence ATGAAAGATTACTTAGAAATTGTAGATGTGGTTGCAAGGCAAATTTTAGACTCGAGATGTTTTCCAACAGTAGAAGTAGAAGTATATTTAGAAGATGGAACTGTAGGAAGAGCAGCGGTACCATCAGGTGCATCGACTGGAATGTATGAAGCTGTAGAATTAAGAGATGGAGACAAAAATAAGTTTTTAGGAAAAGGCGTTTTAAATGCAGTTAAGAATGTAAATGACACTATTGCAGAAGAATTAATAGGAAGTAATGTATTTGACCAAACTTATATTGACAAAATGCTTATTGAATTAGATGGAACTAAAAACAAAGAAAAATTAGGAGCCAATGCTATTTTAGGAGTATCATTAGCTGTTGCAAATGCAGCTGCAACTTCGTTGAATATGCCTTTATATAAATATATAGGTGGAGTAAATGCAAAAGTATTGCCAGTTCCTATGATGAATATAATAAATGGAGGATCACATGCTGATAACTCTGTAGATTTACAAGAATTTATGATTATGCCAGCTGGAGCACCAACATTTAGTGAAGCTGTAAGAATGTGTGCTGAAGTATATCATACATTAAAGAAAATTTTAAATGATAAAGGATACTCAACTGGTATTGGTGATGAAGGTGGATTTGCTCCAAACTTAAAGTCAAATGCAGAAGCACTTGATGTTATAATTGAAGCAGTAGAAAAAGCTGGATACAAAGCAGGAGAGGAAATATTTATTGCAATTGATGCAGCTTCATCAGAGTATTATAAAGATGGTAAGTATGTATTAGAACATGAAGGAAGAACATTAACATCAGCAGAGATGGTTGATTTCTTTGAAGAATGGGTCAATAAATATCCTATTATTTCAATTGAAGATGGTATGGCTGAAGAAGATTGGGATGGTTGGAAGCTAATTACTGAAAGATTAGGAAAGAAAGTACAATTAGTTGGTGATGATTTATTTGTTACTAATACTGAAAGACTTGAAAAAGGAATTAACCTTGGTGTAGCTAACTCAATTCTTATTAAGTTAAATCAAATAGGTACATTAACAGAAACTCTAAATGCAATTGAAATGGCTAACAGAGCTGGATATACAGCAGTTGTTTCTCATAGATCAGGTGAAACTGAAGATACAACAATAGCTGACTTAGTTGTGGCTGTGAATGCAGGTCAAATAAAGACTGGAGCACCAGCTAGATCTGAAAGAGTTGCAAAATATAATCAATTATTAAGAATAGAAGAAGAATTAGATGATGTAGCTGAATATAGAGGTAAGAAAGCTTTCTTTAACATTAAATAA
- the secG gene encoding preprotein translocase subunit SecG: protein MQNILLVFEVLFGLGVVVTIFMQPGKSDALSGLIQGSTQETFFSKNKSRTKEVILVRLTVMFMALFAINSIVLNLVK from the coding sequence ATGCAAAATATATTATTAGTCTTTGAAGTGTTATTTGGATTAGGTGTTGTCGTAACAATTTTTATGCAACCTGGTAAATCTGATGCTTTAAGTGGTTTAATACAAGGAAGTACACAAGAAACATTCTTTTCAAAAAACAAATCAAGAACTAAAGAAGTAATTCTTGTAAGATTAACAGTTATGTTTATGGCACTTTTTGCAATAAATTCGATTGTATTAAATTTAGTAAAATAA
- a CDS encoding SsrA-binding protein: MARKKNENSLAENRKARHDYFVEEAMETGLVLVGTEVKSIRKGRVNLKECYADISNGEIFIKGMHISPYEQGNIFNVDPIRERKLLLHKDQIKRLDGLVSQDGYTLIPLSLYLKEGKVKVALGVCKGKKNYDKRDSMLEKDHKRDIDRAIKERNKY; the protein is encoded by the coding sequence ATGGCAAGAAAAAAGAATGAGAATTCCTTAGCAGAAAATAGAAAAGCAAGACACGATTATTTTGTGGAAGAAGCAATGGAAACTGGACTAGTGTTAGTTGGAACAGAAGTTAAATCCATAAGAAAAGGCAGAGTTAATCTTAAGGAGTGCTATGCTGATATTTCCAATGGAGAAATATTTATAAAAGGTATGCATATAAGTCCTTATGAACAAGGCAATATATTTAATGTTGACCCTATAAGAGAAAGAAAATTACTGCTTCATAAAGATCAAATAAAAAGACTTGATGGTTTAGTATCTCAAGATGGGTATACTTTAATACCGTTATCACTTTATTTAAAAGAAGGTAAGGTTAAAGTTGCGCTTGGAGTATGTAAAGGTAAGAAAAACTATGATAAGAGAGATTCTATGTTAGAAAAAGATCATAAAAGGGATATAGATAGAGCCATTAAAGAACGAAATAAATATTAG
- a CDS encoding multifunctional 2',3'-cyclic-nucleotide 2'-phosphodiesterase/5'-nucleotidase/3'-nucleotidase: MLKQKNKKILSALLVFTFMLSNFVMFGQIKIAKADTISISNSSVNVTTGSAVTVTTGAAVTLDIVEITDFHGQLLDTSNTYHVGAALAKAVEDVNDENPGNTLVIGGGDLYQGTPVSNMLHGVPVQQVLSKMGMEVTTLGNHEFDWGLNTINNETMKGAGYEIVCSNLYDKSTNKPLYKPYKIVEKGGVKIAVIGAILKDVATIVLPANMKDYTVTDPATEINKCAKEIRDNNEADVVLSVVHDGKESLKNIVSNLHGVDAVFGGHTHSNDDVVLQDKDDNNIPTLTAYSSGKGFMDLKISLDENKKIIGFSQQGKNWNGLPQVTADTSVDKECKDLVARAYSALAPTFNEKIGYDEVAYTRTQTASPYGESQLGNWMSDVVRNNVKADVGIVNNGGIRIDTPAGDITVGTIFSIMPFDNTVTTVKMTGAQLKTIIEQGIVDGGKGLQISGVKIAYDSSKTPYKEAVTDGERVVSMVRESDGTPIKSDDMLTVAAPDFLATGGDAFTRFLDKPIADTYYDTHTLVRDALLADVTANKKINVTMDKRLVNLSKTSAPTMTIKEAKAAAASKASATIEGFVSGVSGKTVFLQDDPTNPTAGIVLYNACGSTVTKGDKITVTGPLSVYNGLIEITLAATSNVSVSSQNNTITPKVVTIKDINDDLQGILIKLKKVTFTSLDESPAIKDSTGTSIIYKMPTVTALKVNDVKDVTAMVSKFNNVQLIVRDASDVVNPSEDSNSTISIVATSDVHGAAFDWDYGTNSTTGKGGLAKVSTYVNNLRASNPNVMLIDNGDTMQGTPLVYYYNMKDKTSVYPMAKVMGAMKYDTWTLGNHEFNFGLDTLNRVKNDYKDQGIKVLAANAYNTDNSNFVEPYYIKDLNANGKIVKVGIVGLTNKCIPSWENPEHYKGLHFNDIVDEATKWVPIVKKAGADVVIVAAHSGEEGASDVIPENQIKALATKVSGIDAIIAGHAHSTINDLTLKNPDGKIVPVLEPNKGASFISQIDINLDSNNAVKAVNIKNVAMDKTIAEDQNIISIMKPYKDATLQYTGTQIGQATDAFPGKDQITSATAIMELINKVQAQYANAQLSIAAPLSTTANIPSGNVTNKDIMGTYVFENYLYGVKMTGEQVKRWLEYSVRYYKQVSNETDKIEKDAQLNIPDYNLDQLYGASYDIDLTKPVGSRIVNLKYNGNLINNTDVFTVAINDYRYNGGGGFMKEAGLSNTDPSIVTYSSAKALGDDGQIRNLMISYIKDAKIINPVCSNNWRLSTKEVVVDNTGSSSSSSNKHKNNISKTDKTQEKASNAEIVTKKVIDTLSTIVGVGVTAETPKQLTNVDGNKLSLTAISKEGKYVGAVVTSEKDSAATTIPVSSTQGKVKAVYKFVPLLGKYIQLTEGVTIGTDAITLPTQANATYYAATVPMAPTETVTQGWAKVSDSWYLVNATGDPKTGWQKDNAGWVYLSPSNGVMQTGWNKQGNTWYHLNESGYMSIGWVKTNDKWYYLNSDGSMASNTTTADGYTLDSNGEWVA, from the coding sequence ATGCTTAAACAAAAAAACAAAAAAATATTGAGTGCTTTATTAGTATTCACATTTATGCTATCTAATTTTGTTATGTTCGGCCAAATTAAAATAGCCAAGGCAGATACAATTAGTATTAGTAATTCCTCAGTAAATGTTACAACTGGTTCAGCAGTTACTGTTACAACAGGAGCAGCAGTTACTTTGGATATAGTAGAGATTACAGATTTTCATGGTCAACTTTTAGATACTAGTAATACTTATCATGTTGGAGCAGCACTAGCAAAGGCTGTTGAAGATGTTAATGATGAAAATCCAGGTAATACTCTTGTAATTGGTGGTGGAGATTTATATCAAGGGACACCAGTATCAAATATGTTACACGGAGTTCCAGTTCAACAAGTATTATCAAAAATGGGAATGGAAGTAACAACACTAGGAAATCATGAATTTGATTGGGGTCTTAATACAATAAATAACGAAACAATGAAGGGTGCAGGTTATGAAATAGTTTGTTCTAATTTATATGACAAGTCAACAAATAAACCACTATATAAACCCTACAAGATAGTAGAAAAAGGTGGCGTAAAAATAGCTGTTATAGGAGCTATACTAAAGGATGTAGCTACTATAGTTTTACCAGCTAATATGAAAGATTATACAGTTACTGATCCTGCAACTGAAATTAATAAATGTGCAAAAGAAATTAGAGATAATAATGAAGCAGATGTTGTATTATCAGTTGTACATGATGGAAAGGAATCATTAAAGAATATTGTTAGTAATTTACATGGAGTAGATGCAGTCTTCGGTGGACACACTCATTCAAATGATGATGTAGTATTACAAGACAAAGATGATAATAATATACCTACATTAACTGCATATTCTTCAGGTAAAGGGTTTATGGATTTAAAAATTTCACTAGACGAAAATAAAAAAATAATTGGATTTTCACAACAAGGTAAAAATTGGAATGGTCTTCCTCAAGTTACAGCGGATACATCTGTAGATAAAGAATGCAAAGACCTTGTAGCTAGAGCTTATAGCGCATTAGCGCCAACTTTTAATGAGAAAATTGGATATGATGAAGTAGCTTATACAAGAACTCAAACTGCTTCACCTTATGGAGAATCACAGCTTGGGAATTGGATGTCAGATGTAGTTAGAAATAATGTTAAGGCTGATGTGGGTATTGTAAATAACGGTGGAATAAGAATAGACACTCCAGCTGGAGATATAACTGTTGGTACAATTTTTTCTATAATGCCATTTGATAATACTGTTACTACAGTTAAAATGACTGGTGCTCAATTAAAGACTATTATCGAACAAGGAATAGTAGATGGTGGAAAAGGACTTCAAATCTCAGGAGTAAAGATTGCTTATGATTCCTCTAAAACGCCTTATAAGGAAGCGGTTACAGATGGAGAAAGAGTTGTAAGTATGGTTAGAGAAAGTGATGGAACACCTATAAAGAGTGACGATATGTTAACAGTAGCAGCACCAGATTTCCTTGCTACTGGAGGAGATGCTTTTACAAGATTTTTAGACAAACCAATTGCAGATACTTATTATGATACTCACACTCTTGTAAGAGATGCTTTACTTGCAGATGTTACAGCTAATAAAAAAATAAATGTAACTATGGATAAAAGATTAGTGAATCTAAGTAAAACTTCAGCGCCAACAATGACAATTAAAGAAGCAAAAGCAGCAGCAGCAAGTAAAGCTTCAGCAACAATAGAAGGCTTTGTTAGTGGAGTAAGTGGAAAAACTGTATTTTTACAAGATGATCCTACTAATCCAACAGCAGGCATAGTTTTATATAATGCATGTGGATCTACTGTTACTAAGGGAGATAAGATTACAGTAACAGGACCATTATCAGTATATAATGGATTAATAGAAATAACACTTGCTGCGACATCAAACGTTTCAGTATCAAGCCAAAATAATACAATCACACCTAAAGTAGTTACTATAAAAGATATAAATGATGACTTACAAGGAATATTAATTAAACTTAAAAAAGTTACATTTACAAGTTTAGACGAATCTCCAGCTATAAAAGATTCAACAGGAACATCTATTATTTATAAAATGCCAACTGTAACTGCATTAAAAGTTAATGATGTAAAAGATGTTACAGCTATGGTAAGTAAATTTAACAATGTTCAATTAATTGTAAGAGATGCATCTGATGTAGTTAATCCTAGTGAAGATTCAAACTCTACAATATCAATAGTAGCAACATCAGATGTTCATGGAGCTGCTTTCGATTGGGACTATGGTACAAATAGTACTACTGGAAAGGGAGGATTAGCAAAAGTTTCAACTTATGTAAACAATTTAAGAGCTTCTAATCCTAATGTAATGTTAATAGACAATGGAGATACAATGCAAGGTACTCCTCTTGTTTACTATTACAATATGAAAGACAAAACTTCTGTTTATCCAATGGCAAAAGTAATGGGAGCAATGAAATACGATACATGGACTTTAGGTAATCATGAATTTAATTTTGGCCTTGATACTTTAAATAGAGTAAAAAATGATTATAAAGATCAAGGAATTAAAGTTTTAGCAGCTAATGCTTATAATACTGATAATAGTAATTTCGTAGAACCTTATTATATTAAAGATTTAAATGCAAATGGAAAGATTGTAAAGGTTGGAATAGTAGGACTTACAAATAAATGCATTCCTAGTTGGGAAAATCCAGAACATTATAAAGGACTTCATTTTAATGATATTGTTGATGAAGCTACAAAATGGGTTCCTATTGTGAAAAAAGCTGGAGCAGATGTTGTAATTGTAGCTGCTCATAGTGGAGAAGAAGGAGCTAGTGATGTTATTCCAGAAAACCAAATTAAAGCACTTGCTACTAAAGTTTCAGGAATAGATGCAATAATTGCAGGACATGCTCATTCAACTATAAATGATCTTACTTTAAAAAATCCAGATGGAAAAATTGTACCAGTACTTGAGCCAAATAAAGGCGCAAGTTTTATATCACAAATAGATATAAATTTAGATAGCAACAATGCAGTTAAAGCTGTAAATATAAAAAATGTTGCAATGGATAAAACTATAGCAGAAGATCAAAATATTATTTCAATAATGAAACCTTATAAAGATGCAACACTACAATATACAGGTACACAAATAGGACAAGCAACAGATGCATTTCCAGGTAAAGACCAAATTACATCTGCAACTGCTATAATGGAATTAATAAATAAAGTGCAAGCTCAATATGCTAATGCACAACTTTCAATAGCAGCACCATTAAGTACAACTGCTAATATACCAAGTGGAAATGTAACCAATAAGGACATTATGGGAACTTATGTATTTGAAAATTATCTTTATGGAGTAAAGATGACTGGAGAACAAGTTAAAAGGTGGTTGGAATATTCTGTAAGATATTATAAACAAGTTTCAAATGAAACAGACAAAATTGAAAAAGATGCTCAATTAAATATTCCAGATTATAATTTAGATCAATTATATGGTGCATCTTACGATATCGATTTAACAAAACCTGTTGGAAGCAGAATAGTTAATTTGAAATACAATGGAAATTTAATCAATAATACAGATGTATTCACTGTTGCCATTAATGATTACAGATATAATGGCGGAGGCGGCTTTATGAAAGAAGCTGGATTAAGTAACACAGATCCAAGTATAGTTACTTATAGTTCTGCTAAAGCTCTTGGTGATGATGGACAAATTAGAAACTTGATGATTTCATATATTAAAGATGCTAAGATAATAAATCCAGTATGTTCAAATAACTGGAGATTATCTACTAAAGAAGTTGTAGTAGATAATACAGGATCTAGTAGTTCAAGTAGTAACAAGCACAAAAATAATATTTCAAAAACAGACAAGACACAAGAAAAAGCATCTAATGCTGAAATTGTTACTAAAAAAGTAATAGATACTTTAAGTACAATAGTTGGTGTAGGTGTAACTGCTGAAACACCAAAACAATTAACTAACGTAGATGGAAATAAACTTTCTTTAACTGCAATAAGCAAAGAAGGAAAGTATGTAGGTGCAGTTGTAACATCAGAAAAAGATAGTGCTGCAACAACAATACCTGTATCATCTACTCAAGGAAAAGTAAAAGCAGTTTATAAGTTTGTACCTCTACTAGGTAAGTACATTCAATTAACTGAAGGAGTTACAATAGGAACAGATGCTATAACGCTTCCAACTCAAGCTAATGCAACTTACTATGCA
- the mobB gene encoding molybdopterin-guanine dinucleotide biosynthesis protein B — MADLYLNKKENLVISIVATKSNVGKTTLIESLIKILKQRNYSVGVLKHDAHKLDIDKKGKDSYRFTQAGADNVIISSSEKLAMIQTVRQELDIEDIMRYFTNLDIVLIEGFKNNNYPKIEVHRKSVDNKLLCEDSNFNISTFIAVASDEELNIDIQLLDLNDINSIANFIEDKYIKIREIL, encoded by the coding sequence ATGGCAGATTTATATTTAAATAAAAAAGAAAATTTAGTAATTTCTATTGTTGCAACAAAGTCCAATGTTGGAAAAACTACACTTATTGAAAGCTTAATTAAAATTTTAAAACAGAGAAATTATAGTGTAGGAGTATTAAAACATGATGCTCATAAACTTGATATTGATAAAAAAGGTAAAGATAGCTATAGATTTACACAAGCAGGAGCTGATAATGTAATAATTTCTTCTTCGGAAAAACTTGCTATGATTCAAACAGTAAGGCAGGAATTAGATATTGAGGATATTATGAGATATTTTACTAATTTAGATATTGTTTTAATTGAAGGTTTCAAAAACAATAATTATCCTAAAATTGAAGTTCACAGAAAATCTGTTGATAATAAATTATTGTGTGAAGATAGTAATTTTAATATTTCAACTTTTATTGCAGTAGCTAGTGATGAAGAGCTGAATATAGATATACAACTTTTAGATTTAAATGATATTAATTCAATTGCTAATTTTATAGAAGACAAATATATTAAAATAAGGGAGATTCTATAG
- a CDS encoding molybdopterin molybdenumtransferase MoeA, protein MINFKEAQKIIFDYIELSSLEERDILQCNDRVLGENIYSKDNLPPFNKSAMDGYAIKSEDTESASNENITEFKIKNTIKAGEYCTEILEHGEAYKIMTGAPVPNYADSVIEIEKVIVENNKIYINEKVKKDTNIIKLGEELRVGDLALKKGSIIRPSEIGLLASLGYKKVKVHKSPVVALIITGDELVDIDSTISNGKIRNCNEYALISLIEKIGARVISFGIVCDDKDILREKINLSLKESDIVITSGGVSVGDYDFIEEILGDIGADIKFNKVAIKPGKPVTFATYKKKLFFGLPGNPLSAINTFEEFVKPAIKKIMRKNNFYNEEFNVILADDFKSKVGRRDFVYVDLKKENEVYYAHKIGSQSSNQLVTISKANGIVIIPEDVEDVHVGEVFNGRFIFK, encoded by the coding sequence GTGATTAATTTTAAGGAAGCTCAAAAAATAATTTTTGATTATATAGAATTATCGTCTTTAGAGGAAAGAGACATACTACAATGCAATGACAGAGTTTTAGGAGAAAATATTTATTCTAAAGATAATTTACCACCATTTAATAAATCTGCTATGGATGGGTATGCAATAAAAAGTGAAGATACAGAAAGTGCTAGTAATGAAAATATAACTGAATTTAAAATTAAAAATACAATAAAAGCAGGGGAGTATTGCACGGAAATATTAGAACATGGTGAGGCGTATAAAATAATGACTGGAGCACCAGTACCCAATTATGCTGATTCTGTAATAGAAATTGAAAAAGTCATTGTAGAAAATAATAAAATATATATAAATGAAAAGGTAAAAAAAGACACAAATATTATTAAATTAGGGGAGGAACTTAGAGTAGGGGATTTAGCTTTAAAAAAAGGCAGTATTATAAGGCCCTCTGAGATAGGATTATTAGCATCGTTAGGTTATAAAAAGGTTAAAGTACATAAAAGTCCTGTTGTTGCACTAATTATAACTGGAGATGAATTAGTAGATATAGATAGTACAATATCAAACGGTAAAATAAGAAATTGCAATGAATATGCTTTAATTTCTTTAATTGAAAAAATAGGGGCAAGGGTAATATCTTTTGGAATTGTTTGTGATGACAAAGACATCTTACGTGAAAAGATTAATTTATCTCTAAAGGAATCCGATATTGTAATAACTTCTGGAGGAGTTTCAGTAGGTGATTATGATTTTATAGAAGAGATTTTAGGCGACATTGGAGCGGATATAAAATTTAATAAAGTAGCTATTAAACCTGGGAAGCCTGTAACCTTTGCTACTTATAAGAAAAAACTATTTTTTGGACTTCCAGGAAATCCGTTATCTGCAATTAATACTTTTGAGGAATTTGTTAAACCAGCAATAAAAAAAATTATGAGGAAAAATAATTTTTATAATGAAGAATTTAATGTGATTTTAGCAGATGATTTTAAGTCTAAAGTAGGTAGAAGAGATTTTGTTTACGTTGATTTAAAAAAAGAAAATGAAGTTTATTATGCACATAAAATTGGTTCACAAAGTTCAAATCAATTAGTGACTATTAGTAAAGCAAATGGAATTGTTATTATACCGGAAGATGTTGAAGATGTGCATGTAGGAGAAGTTTTTAATGGCAGATTTATATTTAAATAA
- a CDS encoding molybdenum cofactor guanylyltransferase — protein sequence MTGIILAGGKNSRMMGRKKAFIKIGDIPIIDIILNIFRELFSEIIIVTNAPEDFEYTNVRLVKDIITNKGSLGGLYTGIKEATFNECFVVACDMPFINLQLINHIIQIKGYDAVVPKIDGRFQPLFATYSKNCLNVMKQHLSEEKLKISNIFTEIKVREIYENEIKLYDDKLLSLINLNTPKELNEMHTRVLS from the coding sequence ATGACAGGGATAATATTAGCTGGAGGAAAAAATAGCAGGATGATGGGACGGAAGAAGGCATTTATAAAAATAGGTGACATACCTATTATTGATATTATTTTAAATATATTTAGAGAGCTTTTTTCAGAAATAATAATAGTTACAAATGCACCAGAAGATTTTGAATACACAAATGTCCGTTTAGTGAAAGATATAATAACCAATAAAGGATCACTTGGAGGATTATATACAGGTATTAAAGAAGCAACTTTTAATGAGTGTTTCGTAGTTGCATGTGATATGCCTTTTATAAATTTACAATTAATAAATCATATAATACAAATTAAAGGATATGATGCAGTGGTTCCTAAAATAGATGGTAGATTTCAGCCATTATTTGCAACATATTCTAAAAATTGTTTGAATGTTATGAAGCAACATTTAAGTGAAGAAAAATTAAAAATTTCAAATATTTTTACTGAGATTAAAGTAAGAGAGATTTATGAAAATGAAATCAAGTTATATGATGATAAATTATTATCTTTAATAAATCTTAATACACCTAAAGAACTAAATGAAATGCATACTAGAGTGCTAAGTTAA
- the rnr gene encoding ribonuclease R gives MGIKQTLRNFMKESAYKPMDIEELVAVFNIKRNEYNAFKKTLKIMEDEGFIMRTKKNKYMIAESGKEKEGLVIGKLQSHAKGFGFLIPDEEGQNDVFIQSTSMNGAMNGDKISVKVTREDTNTKKREGEVVEIIERNTTNIVGIYEDCKNFGFVVSEDTRISKDVFISKKDRNGAKDGDVVTVKLTKWPDEKRKAEGVVTEVLGRKGDRGIDILMIIKKLGLPEEFSDKVLNFADGISEEIDEKEYKGRRDLRDLKMVTIDGEDAKDLDDAVSIEKLSNGNFKLGVHIADVTHYVKENNPLDKEALKRATSVYLIDRVVPMLPRKLSNGICSLNPKVDRLTLTCFMEIDHKGKVVDHEIVESVIKTNERMTYTDVTKILKDHDEELIKRYDYLYEDFKNMEELCKILRAKRTRRGAIDFEIAEAKITLNELGKPIEIKPYDREISNRMVEEFMLAANETVAEHMFETHLPFVYRIHENPNEEKLAKFKEFVYNLGYTVQWTEEISPKSFQGVLEKVKGKNEETVVSTLLLRSMMQARYAPECTGHFGLAAQYYCHFTSPIRRYPDLQIHRIIKEFLHGEVDEKRINKLKNIVGYAAKQSSEMERKAQDAEREVDDLKKAEYMEDKIGEEFDGVISSVTTFGLFVELANTIEGLVHITDLDDDYYIFNEAHLSLMGERTKKIYKLGDKVKVQCVNVDIANREVFFKITQEPKREETEELKIPKNSTEGLKNEIDEVE, from the coding sequence ATGGGAATTAAACAAACTTTAAGAAATTTTATGAAAGAATCTGCGTATAAACCAATGGATATTGAAGAATTGGTTGCTGTATTTAATATAAAGAGAAATGAATATAATGCTTTTAAAAAGACTTTAAAAATAATGGAAGATGAAGGCTTTATTATGAGAACTAAGAAAAATAAATATATGATAGCTGAGAGCGGTAAGGAAAAAGAAGGATTAGTTATAGGAAAGCTTCAATCACATGCAAAGGGATTTGGATTTTTAATTCCAGATGAAGAAGGACAAAATGATGTGTTTATTCAAAGTACTTCTATGAATGGTGCTATGAACGGGGATAAGATATCTGTTAAAGTAACTAGGGAAGATACAAATACTAAGAAAAGAGAAGGAGAAGTAGTTGAAATTATTGAACGGAATACAACTAATATAGTAGGTATATATGAAGATTGTAAGAATTTTGGATTTGTAGTTTCAGAAGATACCAGAATATCTAAAGACGTTTTTATTTCAAAGAAGGATAGAAATGGTGCTAAAGATGGAGATGTTGTTACAGTTAAACTTACTAAATGGCCAGATGAAAAAAGAAAGGCAGAGGGTGTTGTAACAGAAGTTTTAGGGAGAAAAGGCGATAGAGGAATAGATATTTTAATGATTATAAAGAAACTTGGACTTCCTGAAGAATTTAGTGATAAAGTGTTGAATTTCGCTGACGGTATTTCCGAGGAAATAGATGAAAAAGAATATAAAGGAAGACGAGATTTAAGAGATTTAAAAATGGTTACAATAGATGGAGAAGATGCAAAGGATTTAGATGACGCTGTATCTATTGAAAAGTTAAGTAATGGAAACTTTAAGCTAGGAGTTCACATTGCTGATGTAACTCACTATGTAAAGGAAAATAACCCTTTAGACAAAGAAGCATTAAAAAGAGCAACTTCAGTTTATTTAATAGACAGGGTTGTCCCAATGCTACCTAGAAAATTATCTAATGGTATATGTTCCTTGAATCCTAAAGTAGACAGATTGACATTAACTTGTTTTATGGAAATAGATCATAAAGGAAAAGTAGTAGATCATGAAATAGTGGAATCTGTTATTAAAACTAATGAAAGAATGACATATACAGACGTTACAAAGATTTTAAAGGATCATGATGAAGAATTAATAAAGAGATATGATTACCTTTATGAAGACTTTAAGAATATGGAAGAGCTTTGCAAGATATTAAGAGCAAAGAGAACTAGAAGAGGAGCTATTGATTTCGAAATTGCAGAAGCCAAAATTACATTAAATGAGCTTGGAAAACCAATTGAAATTAAACCTTATGATCGTGAAATATCTAATAGAATGGTAGAAGAATTTATGTTAGCTGCTAATGAAACAGTTGCAGAGCATATGTTTGAGACTCATTTACCTTTTGTATATAGAATACATGAGAATCCAAATGAGGAGAAATTAGCTAAATTTAAAGAATTTGTTTATAATTTAGGATATACAGTTCAGTGGACAGAGGAGATAAGTCCAAAGAGTTTCCAAGGTGTTCTGGAAAAAGTCAAGGGAAAAAACGAAGAAACTGTTGTAAGTACTTTATTGCTACGTTCTATGATGCAAGCAAGGTATGCACCAGAGTGTACTGGTCACTTTGGACTAGCGGCGCAATATTATTGTCACTTTACTTCTCCAATAAGAAGATATCCAGACTTACAAATTCACAGAATTATTAAGGAATTTCTGCATGGAGAAGTAGATGAAAAGAGAATAAATAAATTAAAAAATATAGTAGGATATGCAGCTAAGCAATCATCAGAAATGGAAAGAAAAGCACAAGATGCAGAAAGAGAAGTTGATGACCTTAAAAAAGCTGAATATATGGAAGACAAAATTGGAGAAGAGTTTGATGGAGTTATATCTTCAGTTACAACTTTTGGATTATTTGTGGAACTAGCAAACACAATTGAAGGTTTAGTTCATATTACTGATTTAGATGATGATTATTATATATTTAATGAAGCACATCTTAGTTTAATGGGTGAAAGAACTAAGAAGATTTATAAACTCGGAGATAAAGTAAAAGTACAATGTGTAAATGTAGATATAGCAAATAGAGAAGTATTCTTTAAAATTACACAAGAACCAAAGAGAGAAGAGACAGAAGAGCTAAAGATACCAAAAAATAGTACAGAAGGATTAAAAAATGAAATAGATGAAGTAGAATAA